The genomic stretch GACGGGGATGCCGGCGTCCAGCTGAATGTGATCCGCCAGCTCCGTGAActggtgctgctgcttctgAAGCGTCTCCAGCAAACAGTTGATCTCCTGCTTTGCCAACACGACTCTGCAGTCGTCCTACAACACAAACGTATTCCATCGTATCACATGTGCATCAGCCCGATTCTGGAGGCCAGTTTAGTGTCTTTATCCCGTCTCCTACCTGTTGAAGTGTCTTCTCGCAGTGCATGCAGGCGGTGGACACCTGAGACAGCAGGATGGTCatgtcctcctgctgctgcctcaGCCAGATCAGACGCTCCCTGACGTGGGCGTCCACCACGCTCAGCGCCATCTCCTCCTGCCGGCACAGGGTCTCATGGAGGTCTGCAAAGTACGCTCGGACACAGGACCGAGCGCTCTCTGCCGTGCCGGGGACCTGAAGAAGACCCGAGGAGGGGAATGTCAaccaggagaggaaaaagaaaacactcactCAAGTCCTGCGTTGCATCTTACATGCTCGGTGTGCGCCATGCCGACTCCGTCCTCCACGATCTGCTCTCCGCCTTCTATCTGCTGCACGATGCCCACCAGCTTCCTCGAGTACTCCGACACCTCGTCCGTGAAGGTGCGGATGCAGTGGGCCATGTCCAGAATGGAGGCACGGATCTGGTTAGCTTCAGTCTCGAGGACGGCGTgctgaaaagaaagaatatataaaaacatgagcTTTTGTCCTCTTTGGATGAGGGGGTCTCTAACACGCGGGCCGTGGGCTCTGGCTACCTTGTGCCCCTGGTGCTTGCCGTACTCCTTGCACACGCAGCACATGAGCGGCCCGGACTGGCAGGCCTCCTCCAGGCAGACGAACTCGATGGCGTGGACCTGGTGCTGCGGGCACAGGGTCTTCTCGTGCGGCTTGTCGGCCAGCGGCACCCGGCGGTGCTTGGCCAGCGTGCGGGTGGAGTGGGTGAGCTGGGAGCACTCGGCACACAGGTGGGTGGCGCACACGGTGCAGTACATGGAGGCCGTGTGGCTCTCGTCCTCGTCACACCGGATTATACACtagtggagaaaaacaaaaggagaatatataacaataatgttTCAATGGAAGTTTAGCAGCTCGCAAATATGTAGAGAGTCTGAGTGACAAAAAGTGACAAGATATTTTATTACACCACTCTGATAGAAACCCTCCTGTTTGTTGGAGATTACCATTACCATATTGTTTTGGGATTGCCCCGTTATGAAAGACTATAAGAGAGGGATGCACACCCCCttacaaaacattgttttaaggTGAAAACCCCTAGAAAGTAAGATCATCCATCTTGGATATTAAGCTGAACAAATTGTCAAAAAgagataaatatttaattaaaaaggtaTTTCTGGTGGTCAGTAAAAAGAGACTCTAAACAGGAAATGGTTGTTATGAGAGAGTCCCACTCTTAAAACATGGATGGACATTTATAAAATGGAGAAGATGGCAGCATCTGTGAACTACACATTGGATTTATATTGGGAATAAAAACACCCGATAGAccagattttattttcacaaatagATGAATGTACTGTAGAGAATAGATCACTCCCtaagttatatatatagtttttctCTCCTTGTTGTATATGAGTAAATCTGAACTAGACATCATTTGAAGATCTGTAGGTAAAGTTGACTTTGTCTGAAAAAGATctgtaaatgtcaaaaaaggaGAATAGTGTGGGAGAGGTGCAGCGGGTGTGATTGGGAATGTGTCAATCGGACATGAATATCGTTTTCCTTACTTCTCCCATGCCTTTCAGGGCGTCCTCCGCCATTCCCGACTGGTTGCTCGCTCCATTCTGGAGTCGCTCCAGAAGTTCAAGCAGAGCAAAGTTCTTCTTCAGACCCCAAACGCCAGAATCCCCTAAAagatgtgtaaaaaaagaaaacacagagaaagatgaGAAGAGATCCTACCTGAATATAGAGGAGAAAACACTAACGCCAATACAACTTAAAGAAAattggagctttttttttgcatttatgagAGGCCTCTGTTGACATTTTTaagcatcatttaaaaacatttctattttgcAAAGCCTTTCCATTTTGAACAGCACTCTATGTATGTTACAGAGTCCCACATCTGTCTTTCAAATGATCTTTTAAtgtctaaacatttttttttatttgtcattttaaatttaaaatgtgttttcagattttattcatCTGTAGAACCCTGTCTGCCATCCCaatagaccacaaaacaaaacactaaaaaaaatcatctgtgcaatacaaatacactgtgcaatactataactataattattctgtctgtatttataagatattttttatttatcctttaggttattgtggatttctttttttcttacttacttatttaaaatacttgtctgttttttctcctatgtaccttgtttgcactatatctatgctgctgtaatcctgtacatttc from Anoplopoma fimbria isolate UVic2021 breed Golden Eagle Sablefish chromosome 14, Afim_UVic_2022, whole genome shotgun sequence encodes the following:
- the trim23 gene encoding E3 ubiquitin-protein ligase TRIM23 isoform X1; the protein is MAAAAAGINKQGSVATMEPCIRHGRAAHGGTVKVLECGVCEDVFSLQGDKVPRLLLCGHTVCHDCLTRLPLHGRAVRCPFDRQVTELGDSGVWGLKKNFALLELLERLQNGASNQSGMAEDALKGMGECIIRCDEDESHTASMYCTVCATHLCAECSQLTHSTRTLAKHRRVPLADKPHEKTLCPQHQVHAIEFVCLEEACQSGPLMCCVCKEYGKHQGHKHAVLETEANQIRASILDMAHCIRTFTDEVSEYSRKLVGIVQQIEGGEQIVEDGVGMAHTEHVPGTAESARSCVRAYFADLHETLCRQEEMALSVVDAHVRERLIWLRQQQEDMTILLSQVSTACMHCEKTLQQDDCRVVLAKQEINCLLETLQKQQHQFTELADHIQLDAGIPVTFTKDNRVHIGPKMEIRVVTLGLDGAGKTTILFKLKQDEFMQPIPTIGFNVETVEYKNLKFTIWDVGGKHKLRPLWKHYYLNTQAVVFVIDSCHRDRLMEAHSELAKLLTEKELRDALLLIFANKQHSSVQDVPGVVSVEEMTELLSLHKLCCGRSWHIQGCDARSGVGLHDGLDWLSRQLVAAGVLDVA
- the trim23 gene encoding E3 ubiquitin-protein ligase TRIM23 isoform X2; amino-acid sequence: MAAAAAGINKQGSVATMEPCIRHGRAAHGGTVKVLECGVCEDVFSLQGDKVPRLLLCGHTVCHDCLTRLPLHGRAVRCPFDRQVTELGDSGVWGLKKNFALLELLERLQNGASNQSGMAEDALKGMGECIIRCDEDESHTASMYCTVCATHLCAECSQLTHSTRTLAKHRRVPLADKPHEKTLCPQHQVHAIEFVCLEEACQSGPLMCCVCKEYGKHQGHKHAVLETEANQIRASILDMAHCIRTFTDEVSEYSRKLVGIVQQIEGGEQIVEDGVGMAHTEHVPGTAESARSCVRAYFADLHETLCRQEEMALSVVDAHVRERLIWLRQQQEDMTILLSQVSTACMHCEKTLQQDDCRVVLAKQEINCLLETLQKQQHQFTELADHIQLDAGIPVTFTKDNRVHIGPKMEIRVVTLGLDGAGKTTILFKLKQDEFMQPIPTIGFNVETVEYKNLKFTIWDVGGKHKLRPLWKHYYLNTQAVVFVIDSCHRDRLMEAHSELAKLLTEKELRDALLLIFANKQDVPGVVSVEEMTELLSLHKLCCGRSWHIQGCDARSGVGLHDGLDWLSRQLVAAGVLDVA